A window of Hevea brasiliensis isolate MT/VB/25A 57/8 chromosome 14, ASM3005281v1, whole genome shotgun sequence contains these coding sequences:
- the LOC110635351 gene encoding uncharacterized protein At5g39865 has product MWPGWLRSPGRAYISSKPPPSPMHFSCSSFKDINTLLLEEPQNESKSEPQSPRRPRPCIFHRVRIATSLLHHRHHSKTSIISPPPNHGYHHITLYFTSLRIVRKTFEDCRTVRSILRGLRVPVDERDLSIDSRYLDELQRISGSKKVSLPVVFIGGKHVGGAKEIKEMNESGELRKLIGGLPFVENRAEICSL; this is encoded by the coding sequence ATGTGGCCGGGGTGGTTGAGATCACCAGGTAGGGCTTACATCTCCTCCAAACCACCACCATCACCAATGCACTTCTCTTGCTCATCCTTCAAGGATATCAATACCCTTCTCCTAGAAGAACCTCAAAATGAATCCAAATCCGAACCCCAATCCCCCAGAAGACCAAGACCCTGCATTTTCCACCGGGTCCGAATCGCCACTTCACTCCTCCACCACCGCCACCACTCAAAAACATCCATCATTTCACCACCTCCTAACCATGGTTACCACCACATCACCCTCTACTTCACAAGTCTCCGCATTGTCCGCAAGACATTTGAGGATTGCAGGACCGTCAGATCAATCCTCCGTGGATTACGCGTCCCAGTCGATGAACGAGATTTGTCCATAGATAGTAGGTACCTAGACGAGTTACAGAGGATCTCAGGGTCCAAAAAGGTGAGCTTGCCTGTAGTTTTTATCGGAGGCAAACATGTTGGTGGGGCCAAGGAGATCAAGGAGATGAATGAAAGTGGAGAATTGAGGAAGCTGATTGGTGGGTTACCGTTTGTAGAAAACAGGGCTGAGATTTGTTCTCTGTGA